AACCAGAGCAGACACATCCCCAAAAGCCTCAAGTCAGAGAAGCTTAAAGACCAAAGGAACAAACTTCAGCAACGAGCCCAAACCATTGGAAGTTGTTTTAAAACACCAAGACACAGAGGAGAAGAGTGATTCTTCAAGAGCGTTGTTGTTCAACAATGTGATCGAGGAAACAGCTAACAAGCTTGTGGAGACTCGCAAGAGCAAAGTTAAAGCTCTTGTTGGTGCTTTTGAGTCTGTCATATCTCTCCAAGAAAGAAACTCTTCTCCAACAACAACGTAACACACAACAAACATCATTCTTCTCTAACTAAATATTATTTTCTTATGTTTCACAAGTGTTTATGTATGTATGTATGTAAAACATATGTAGATGTATAAGAGTGTAATCATCACTCGCATAAAATATATACAGTTTGTGAGCGTTGTCATGTTCACTAATCCTGTGATTGTATACATAAAAAGATTTAAGAAAGTTTATGTTTTTAATTTTTGTAACTATGGGTACACATCTGTGAGTTTACATAAAACAAGGGACTAGAAAAGAAAACATAAAACCTTTTGTGTATGTATGTAAAACATATGTAGATGTGTAAAATTGTGATGGCTCGCCTAAAACTCTCTATATAATTTGTGAGTTTCATCATGTCTAAGTCAAATTTGTAACAGTGATTGAAAAAAAAAAAATTAATTAAGGTTATGTTTTTACATTTTGTAACTATGGGTACATATCTGTGAGTTTACATAAAAACAAGAGACTAGAAAAGAAAACACTAAAACCGGGACCCCACGGCACGCCGTACTTTAAAAGCCATTGACCATTCCAGATTCTTTATCCGACGTGTCATTTGTCAACTGGCTGTTGTCGTTTACTACTGTCACAGCCTGTCGCACTACCATTCCAGTCTTCGCTACATGGAGTTAAAAAAAAGCTTTGAGATTTCTTTCCTCTCTTATCGACTTCTCTTTTATCAGCGAATCGTTCGTTTGTTGTCTTCTCCTTCCCTTGTTCTGGTTATCTGAGTTTTTGTTTCGGAGTCTTGGAGGTTTCCTCAATCGTTGCTTGCTTCCCATCGAAAGCTCTCTTCTTCTGGAATCTGAGTTCTAGTTTGCGGTTTCTGGGATTGAGCAGAAGCAAAGTTGATGTTTTGTTGAAATACCCACAAGTTTTATTCTGGTAAAGTTCGTTCCTTTACTCTTTTCTAGGATCTGGAAATGGTTATTGGAATAAGGTTTTAGGGTATGGGTTCTCTGGATTTTTCAATCTGAGTGTTAGCTCTTATGGATCTGATTTACATTGTGAGTGTTTATCTTCAAGGTCATGGGCTGTTTTTATTGGTTGTACATGATTTATATTAATTAGCCTTTGAGTATGTAAGAAGTATTGAGTTTTGTTTGTTAACAAGTGATGATGGCTAGAGAACTATTGATTCTGAAGTTTGTCTTCTTCTATTAGGATCGTTTTGTGGGTGTAGAGAGAGACTACATAGGAGTGAGAAAGTTGTTCCCTTGAGGCCTTGTTTTGAATCTTGTTTAATTTGCTTGTATGACGCTGAGATGGTTATCATGTATTGAGTTTAGCCTTGCCCTTGAGAATGGAGAATTATTGAGTTTTTATTTGATAAGAAGTTATGGTTAGTGATCATTGGATGAAGAAGTATTGTATCTGGAACTTCTCTTAGAATCATTTCTGACGTAGAGAGATTACATGGGAGTGAGAAAGCTGTGCCCTTGAGACTCTGTGTAGTTCATTCTCTCTAAATGTTTTTGGTTTTTGTGAGGCCTTGTCTTGAATCTTATCATGTATATGCCCCAACCTTTTTTTGAAACTAGGGAACTGATGGATCTGTTGTCTCTAACTATGCAGTTTGTAAGCTCTTTGTGTGATGGAAACGCAAATAGAATGATTCTACCAAAGCAGTACCGTTGCACACACTCCCCTACCTGCCAGTGCACAAGAGGCCATCTAAGCGAAGACGTGCTCTTACTAGTCTTCCAGCATCTAAACTGGAACCCAAAACTAGTCGCAACACTCTCCTGCGTATGCAAATGGTTCGACGATTTCGCCAAACGAGTCCTCTGGAAAGAGTTCTGCAAGACTCGCGCCCCGAGAATGATGCTCGATCTGCAATCCAGCGGCAGCCACTGCATCGACGGCAACTGGAGAGCCCTAGGGAAGCTTCTCATCTACTGCTCAGGATGCACACAAGGCGGCCTCTTCAACAGCACGGTTCAGATCCCCGGCCACTTTGTTTACAGAACAAGATTCTCGAGAACGCTGGGGAGAAGCCTATTGCCGCCTCAGTGCAGAACCGACGTGCTCTACGTTAGTGATCCGTGTGAGCATCTTGATCAAGGAGAAGAAGGTGACGTTGGTTTGTTCCGTGGGATTTTCAAGTCGTTTCCGACGTCTAGAGTCAGGAAAGTTATTATTAACAAGGCGGTTCCGTTTCATCCGTCTGAGGTTTGTCCGTATTGTAAAGCTAAGCTATGGAGCATGCTCCAGGCTAAGATTATACCTCAGAGTGCTTGCGTTCGTTTGGAGGCTTATGAGGACTGCATTGAGTATTTTGTTTGCCTTAATGGTCATTTGCTTGGTATCTGCACTTTGGCGCCTTTGTCTGATTCGGAGGAGGCGGTTCCTAGTGAAGATAGTAATCACACAGAGAAGAAACAAGGTAATCTTACACAATCCAAGATATGCTTCTTCTGTCACCTGGCAACAGCTAACGTTTGTTCTTTTTTGTTTGTGTATGTGCGTGCAGACAATGGCTCGGTTAAAGAAAATGGATTGAAAAGGAGACATTCTTTGTTGGGTGGAAGTGAGAATGGACCTTCGCCTCAAAGACGACTGACCAGTTCGAACCAGTGTGACATTGATGTGTGAAAACGTTCTGTAAATTTGTTGTCATTTTGTGTAATTCTTCTACTAACTCTATTGCATCCTCAGAGATTTCATTCATTTACATAATCTCTGGTTATGATTTGTAATACCCTCGCATTGAGATAAATGTTATCTTTGTGTTCTGTCAGTCTGCCACAAGTAACTCCGTAGAAGTTAAAGTACTAATGTCTGGAATTTCTTGGGATTCAAAAGGTGTCATGTTTAATAACTCATAGTGATTTAAATGTAACAAAACAACTGTAAAATTCTTAATGATTCACTCTAGTCTGCAAATTTGAAATGTTATCTATGATTCCACTGTGTTTAAGAATCAGAATTACATTAGAAACCAAATCTCAAGCGACCAAAAAGGCAATGTTGCCACACACACCCAAAAAGAGACTGAAGAAGAGAATGTGAATCTGCCAAAGCTTTGAGCTCTACTAGTCTTTTCATAACCGGCGTCCAAAACATAAGCAGACACAATTGTTCTGTTTCAGATCACCTTTAGGCTTCTTCTTCGTCTTCTTCTCTGCTTAGAAACATTAGCATAACAAATAGATCAGATTCTCTCATACAAATACATAACCGTAGACAACTGAGAGATCCTCTCAAACAGTAATAAAAATGCTTGAAACGCAAAATCTAGAGTAGTTTTGTAAGAAGATATTGAAAGTCTATTTTACCTTTATCAGTAACCTGAGGTTGAATGAGGACATGCATAGTGGTGACAGCATCTGAGAGATTGGAGACAGGACTCCTGCAATCTCCAACCGTCTTGTTGTTCTCCAATATTCTACCTGCGCTTATCAATCTCACATCTTTCACCGTCTTTGGCCCATTCTCCTTCTCTGCTCATATCAACCAAGCAAAATCACAGAAAGATTCACAATCAGTTTCAAAGCAGGTTCTTATGTTCTCCATAAGATGAAATCTTTGCAAATGCAATTCTAAAGTCTTAAGCTTTTCTGAATAAGATGAATCCCATAAATGTAAAGCAGAGTAAAAGCACACACACTACTAAGTAGTAAGTACTAACCTTTTGGCCATTGAGAAACCACAGTTTCTTTCAATGCAGCAACGGTTGTAGCATCAGGAAACGATTTAGGACCAATATCTGAACCATCATTGAGACGGAACTTAATCTCTAAATGATCCTTCACCTCTGCCATATATCTCTCCAAAGAACCAATCTCTCCTCTCACCAAATGACTTAACAAGAGCTCGCTCGAAACCAGAGTCAGGCACCAGACTATAACTCGTTGCTTCTTTGCTTTCTGCGAAAGGGAACAATGTTTTTAGAAACAAGAGCAGCTAGGAAGTAATCATCATGTCATTCTGAATCTTGAAAGGCGTAACTGAATATAAAAGCATTGATTAAATGATGTGAATCATGATAAAAGATATAATCATGAATCATATTTTCTCCAAAAGGGTATCATGAATAATCAATCAACAATTGAAGTTTACCAATAAAAACACAATCTTTTAACAAACCCCACCAAAATTAGCGATTTGGGTTAATGGATCGAACACGAACACACTCAGAAATGAAGAGAAAGGACCTAACTTTCTTACTTGGGGGTCGCAGCTGATCTAAGTTTGATGATACAGAGGATCTCTGAGCAGACTCGAGCAGAGAGAAGAAGAAAAAGAAGAGAGGAAGAGGTATGAGATGAGATTAAGAGATCTCAGAAGAAGAGAAGATAATCAATAGAAGCCAAATGTTCCATTCCTCTCTGTCCTTCTTCCCATTCTATACGCCAATGAAAATGCTCAGCCTTTTTTTACATTCCTTTTTAAAATTATTTATCAAAGATCCGAAATGCACTGTACATATCATCTCCTTATTAATTATTTAATCAAAAAAAAAACTAATTTTTTGACCTTTTTTAATCATCAACTTCAGCTCAACAACAGATTACATCACAAATATGACAGCTTCAAATGATTATGAAGCTAAGAAAGAAGATACATTTCTTATGATCCAATAAACAGGGTCTAGAGTACAGAGAATTGTACAACATTATTAATTCAAATGATATATAATAAAAAATTTGGAGCAAATGTGTATAAACTGTTCTTCAATTGTCAAACAACAACTGCCCCTTTTGATCATCATGAGACCCCTTAATAACCCAAAAGAAAAAAATAATACAAAAGTTCCAATCTTTCTCTGATCATATAAAAGATTCAAGAATTGGGTTCTCCAAAGAATTATCAAAAAAGGGTACCTTCTATTTTACAGAAAGAATGAATCTTTAATATCTTTCTCTTTATCCAGGTAGCTTCCCCCTTCGCTGCAACAAGCTTCCTTATGTGTATATGCCAAATTAAAATTTCTGAAATCTTTATAGTGAATAAAACCTGCAGTGCTCCTGTTCTGTCTCTCCTCTTTTACTTCCTAGTATCTTTCCCTCTTGTCTATTACACCCTGCAGTACCTTCAAATATCATCTGAAAAGTCTCGGTTTTTGCTTACTCCAAGATGTGACAGTTGTTGATGAAATCATTGGAGTAGTTCACGTATTTTGTCCAGAACGGCCTGAGATGCTCGAAACCAATCTCCAGCCATGGCTTTGACTGCCCGTTGTAGTGGATCACTGCAGCTTTCCTGACATTCTCTATGTTTGTATCCTTCTGGTAGCCTAATCCAAGCATATGCCATGACGGGTCTAATATGTGAACATGACCCTTAAACGCTATAAGAGCAGGTGGCAAGGTTCCCAGCTTCCACATTGTCAGATTTGACTTTAGATTCTGCCCAAAAATCAAAAGCGAACAGAGTAAGAGAGTGAGATATAACTTGAGACTCTGCTATAGTATAAGCTTTACCTCTCTAAGCCAAGAGTGATAAGTTTCTCTGATGTCTGTCTTTCTCCAAGCTTGTAGATCAAAGACATTCATACCGTATGCCCAAGCGCATTCTTCAGGATCTAAATGCTTTGCGATGAGAGGGTGAGAGAAGTTGAAGTAGTTCCTTAAACGCTTTGACATCACCCATTCATCATCACCCCGGCATGTTTCCACCGCTCCATTGACCTTACCACCAAGGTCAACATCCCAAAGTGGAGCCAAGTCTCTCTGGACAACTATATCATCGTCTAAGAACACCACCTTGTCCAAGTTCGGAAAAAGCTAATATTCCAAAAAAAAGAGAGATGAAATTAGCATATGAATGAATAACAAATGAAAGTTGAAACAAGGAGATATAAAGATTCACCTCAGGTATATATATTCTAAGATGGTTGAGCAGAGATATGTATTTGGGACTTCTAGACTGCAACTTGGAAGCAAATCTTCTCGGAGTTGTTTCAGTGAGGTTTGCACCAGCGACATGGTTCCCATGGTAATAGTTTCTAACACCGTTATGGCTTTCCACAGCTTCCAGAACCGGAACATTCTCTCTCGTCAGCCAGTCAAACTGATGAACACCTTTAACTTCGACGATAGCAGGCGCAACGGAGTTGAGAGCGAACCATGAATGCATACCAGCGTAGGTTTTCTTGTCTGTGATGATGTGGAAGACGATTTTCTCCGGTTTTGAAGATGACTGAACAGCGGATGAGACCACAACTGATGCAGCCAGAATATTGTCCGTGGCTAGAATATAATGGTGGTAAGCGTTGTCTGAAAGAACAGGGAGAAACTCTGGTGAAGGGAGTTGGCGACGAGCGTGAGCGTTGGAGGAGTATTCATCCGTCAGTCTTAGAGAGAGACAGTGAATGCCTTTGGGAATGGAACTTGCTGCAAAGTGCTTGTTCATTAGTTCTGCGAATTTAGATTCTCTAATATCTCGTTCAAACTTCTCCATCTGTTTAAGACAGACATAAACAAATCACATATGACAATCTTCTTATTTATATGGCTCACTCTGGAGGGACAAACCGTACCATGGCTCGGAGGATAAGAGCAAATGTTTTTGCATCATAGTGGTTATTCTTCATATCTGAAAGAAGGTGATTAAAAGAATCTGGAAGCTTCAAACCATCTGGAATTTCTTGAGTGCTTACTTCGTTTAGAATATTATAAAAGTCTCTAGCTAGTCTCTGCAACAAAGAGAAACATGAGGCGGAAAAAAAACTATTATTTAAGAACATGAAAAACATACTGAAAAAAAAAAAAACAGACTAAAGAAAGTAACCACTCACCTCTGAATCATCTACCCTACCAAGGAAACGTGGACCTAACCGCCTCCCTAAACAATCTGAAAAAGTAAAAAACTTTAATGAGATCATCATAATGGAACTGAGCAGTCAATGAAATAAAACACCCAGCTTAATCCCATAAAGAAGTATAGAACTCAAATCAGCATAAAGATAAGTGTAAATGTAAAAATACCCTAAAGAGCCATTCATTTTGGTTCAAATCTAGTAATGCAGAAGCAAGTCTGTATCTTTTACTAACACACACAAAAGAATGTCATGTAGCTCCACAATCCAACAAAATGCATTGATGGGGAAACGTGAGACATAGATTGTGAAAATCATAGGTACTGAGTGCTAAAAATCAAGGTCGTACAGCTCCTAAAGAACCAAGATCCTCCAAACATTTATTAGTGGGGACCTAACAAGAAAAATCCAAAAACAAAAATCTCAAAACTTGGTTCTTAGTACGATCCAAAAAGAGCTGCCGTTGGATCAAACAAACCTAACAAGATGCTTGTGACAATGAATACTAAAAAGATGCAAACTTGTGAGTCAGATCCAGCTGCTAAGTAAGATCCCAATCATTGCACGAAAAAAACACACAATCTAATCCAGATCCGAACCAGTAAACACGAAGAACACAAGCAGAACCAAATGTGCAGACAAAAGAGATGTTTTTTTTTTTTAATTTACCAATGGAGGAGCACTTGTTGACACCTTCGAGGGTAACAAGAGCGGTGAGGATGAAGACAAAAGGCAACAAGAAGGCGAGGATCAAAATGGTGTGGAAGAGAGTTCGGGAAGAGATGTGACGAGCTGCGAGCTTGATCTTCATCAAGTCAGTAGTAAACTCATTACTGCTCGAAATCGTGATGCTTCTCATGCTAGGCGACACGTGAAGCTGCATCCTCCTTTTTTGTAACCCAATCCAAAAACCCTAATTCCTAACGATCCCAATCCCAACATCAGATCCGATCAGATTCCACCTCCTCTCCGCCGATCTCCCGATTCTCGATCTAGCCTCCAGATACGTCTCTGTTTGGTTGCTTGTCGCTATTATTCTTCTTCTTCCTTGTGGTCTTCTCGTAGACCGCATTGGGGTTTCCGACCCACCAGTTGGAAGATCCGAATTTGAGATTCCCGCCTTGGTTTTAATCAAATTGAACGAGTGAATCGAAACGGGTTTGCCTCAAATTCACGTCTTGAGCAGACCTTATCAAGATTCAAAATCAAAGAGCAGAGGAGGAAGAGGAAGAGGAAGAATAGAATAGGAACAAAGGAGAGGAGGAATATGGAGCTTTTGTTCTCTCAAGTGATTTTGCCGGTGGATCTAAACATTATTAAAACAAAAACATTTTTTTTATAAAAATAATCCCAAAAAAGCAAGAGAAATTGTAATAATTTATTAAAGATCTAAAATTATACAACTACTAATGAATATTGGTGTCTTGACCTTGAGTTTAGGCCTTTGTTTTATAGAGTGCTAAAATTATACATTGTCTTTTTTTTTTTTTTTTTTTGAATACGTTTATACATTGTCTCCATCCACCTATTTTCATGGCTAAGCCAAGAGTTTTGCTTTTTCATCTTTCCTCTTAAATGATTGATATAAAAACAAATTGTAATAAAATATATACTTATTAATGAAAATTGACAAACACATTAATATGACATTTACTCCATCTGCTTAAAAGTCTTAATTTGTAAATTAAGCTAATCTTTATTTTATACTTCTAGAAAAGAAACCAGAGCACAGTAAACTGGCGTCGTCCACGTGAAAATAGGGATGTTAATATGGGCTCAACCTAAGAGGGTTAGCCCTAACCCTGCAAACCCATTTGTAATTCTAACCCTCATTTTTTAAACAGGGTTTAAATAGGGTTGGCCCTAATAGGATCAGGGTTTAAATTCTAACCCTTTTATTTTGATTCACACAACTATTATACAATATTTAATAATGTTTTTCATCAAAAAAAAACTTAAAGTCGAGTTTTCTCGCCAAAAACTGAACAACGAAATTTTCCGTCGAAACCGCAAAATCGAGTTTTCAACTAAAACAACGAAATCGAGTTTTCCTTCCAAAAACGCAAAATCGAGTTTTTCGTCAAAACTTCGAAATCGAGTTTTCCCGCCAAAAAATCAAAATCGAGTTTTTCGCCTAAACCTCAAAATCGAATTTTCCCGTGAAAACGTAAAATTAAGTTTTTCTGGAAAACCCGTAAAACTCAATTTCACGGTTTTAGCGGGAAAACTCGATTTGCCGGTTTTGTAGGGAAAACTCGATATTGCGGTTTTAGTTTTGGCGGAAAAACTCGATTTTGCGGTTTCAGCGGAAAAACTCGATTTTGCAGTTTTGGCGGGAAAACCTGATTTGTCGGTTTCGGCGGAAAACTCGTTTTTGCTGTTTCGGCGGGAAAACACGATTTTGTAGTTTTCGGCGGGAAAACTCGATTTGCCGGTTTCGGCGGAAAAACTCGATTTGCCGGTTTCGGCGGAAAAACTCGATTTGCCGGTTTCGGCGGAAAAACTCGATTTGCCGGTTTCGGCGGAAAAACTCGATTTGCCGGTTTCGGCGGAAAAACTCGATTTGCCGGTTTCGGCGGAAAAACTCGATTTGCCGGTTTCGGCGGAAAAACTCGATTTGCCGGTTTCGGCGGAAAAACTCGATTTGCCGGTTTCGGCGGAAAAACTCGATTTGCCGGTTTCGGCGGAAAAACTCGATTTGCCGGTTTCGGCGGAAAAACTCGAGATTTTGCGGTTTTGGCGGGAAAACTTGATTTTGTGGTTTTGGTGGAAAAACTCAAATTAGGTTTTGGCGGAAAAAAACACAATTTTTTTTTTGACGGAAAAACTTTATTCTTAGTTGTGGAGCAAAAACTCGATTTTCCGATTTTGGGAGGAAAACTTTTGATTTTGATGCTCAACAAATTAGAGGAAAGAATCATATCATATCTTAATTTTTCTAGTTTTATCTTTAAAATTTAAGAACAAAAATAAATGAAATATTTTTTTCAATTAAATGAACTAACCCTGGTACCAGCCCTAACCCTTGATTATAATAGGGTTAAAATAAGATTGGATTAAAATAGGGCTGTGCTTATAATAAACAAAAGAGGGCTGGGCCCTAACCCTCTAGTTAACATCCTACGTGAAAACTGACTGAATTACACATAATGATTTGATGTTATTTTTCACCTGGTAGGTCCAATTTTCACCACATGGACTTTTTCAAATTAATTACAAGAATGACGTACAATTCTCTTTGTCGTTTTCGTTTACCATATTAGAGAAAAAAAGTAGTTATTTAATGGTTTTTTTTTGCTAACACCATCTCTAATCCATCTCTATAATAGAGATCTATAAATAAAAGAAAGCTTTTTTTTCTCTATATTTAAGGAAAAGATAGCATTTTTCTATTTATAGAGGTAAATATATTATTCCTCTATTATAGAGGAACACATTGAAGCAAAAACACTATTTCTATTTTTTCATCTATTTTAGAGATCTTTATTATAGAGATTGGTCGGAGATGCTAAAAAAAAAGAGAAATTAGATTTTGGGAGAGAGAGTTGGAGAGAGATAGGAAGAGAAAGTAGGATTTTTTTAATTTTGTTTTTTTCTTAGTTACTTGGCTTAATTTCCCTTATTTAATTTCATTTATATGCTCAAAAGTTTTGTTGAATATCATACACCCAACCGACACATTCCATTAAGACTTTTCAAATCCACAAAAATTGACTCGAACCGGAAGAATCAAATACGAGTTAATGAAACAAAGAATATAACAGTTTCCTCGGAAAAACAGAGGAAAAACTCTGTTACGAAAACAGAGCAAAAAGTCTGGATCTTGACTTATCGCATTATGCACAACTTCGATTCAGAATGTAAAAGATTCAAACTTTACCAGAAATTTACAAAACCCAAAGTAAATGTCTTTTTTTTTTCTCATCTAAAAAAACAGAGTAAAATTTGACTACCTAACTCTTCACAACTTCAAAACAGAGTTTCAGCATAACCTCGTCATGCTCTGTTTTAGAGTGTTGTACTTACTGTGACAACCTAAAGCATGAACCTTCCTTGAGCAGATTGCTACACTTGCGCTGCATCATCATCAAGCTCTACTGATTCCTCTCGGCAGCTCTTCTTGCTCTTGCTTCTGCTCATCCTGTGAGACGTCTGGTGACCACCAAGAGCTTGGTAAGACGAGAACACCTTGCTGCACAGCCTGCATTGGTGCTCAGCATTCCCTTTACCAGATGATTCAGTAACAATCTCATCATCTGAATCAGAACACTCAAAAGCTCCAACTCCAAGCTCAAACTTGTCTCCCAAGAAACTCGCTGCCTCTTTCCATGTTTCGTAGCCACTAATCACAGAGTCATATCCACAAGCTCTTCTCTGTTTCTGTTGATCGATTTCGCTACTGCCTCCCAAGAAACTAGCAGGCTCTTTTGGAGCTTCGAGTGTACTAACCCTTTCTTCCAGAAGCTTGTGCTCGTTATTCAAAAATCCATATTCAAATTCACCACCTTTCCTCAGTTTCTTGCCTCTCAAGTAACCATGAATCGT
The DNA window shown above is from Brassica oleracea var. oleracea cultivar TO1000 chromosome C3, BOL, whole genome shotgun sequence and carries:
- the LOC106336274 gene encoding membrane-anchored ubiquitin-fold protein 2 isoform X2, producing MAEVKDHLEIKFRLNDGSDIGPKSFPDATTVAALKETVVSQWPKEKENGPKTVKDVRLISAGRILENNKTVGDCRSPVSNLSDAVTTMHVLIQPQVTDKEKKTKKKPKGDLKQNNCVCLCFGRRL
- the LOC106336273 gene encoding EID1-like F-box protein 1 codes for the protein MILPKQYRCTHSPTCQCTRGHLSEDVLLLVFQHLNWNPKLVATLSCVCKWFDDFAKRVLWKEFCKTRAPRMMLDLQSSGSHCIDGNWRALGKLLIYCSGCTQGGLFNSTVQIPGHFVYRTRFSRTLGRSLLPPQCRTDVLYVSDPCEHLDQGEEGDVGLFRGIFKSFPTSRVRKVIINKAVPFHPSEVCPYCKAKLWSMLQAKIIPQSACVRLEAYEDCIEYFVCLNGHLLGICTLAPLSDSEEAVPSEDSNHTEKKQDNGSVKENGLKRRHSLLGGSENGPSPQRRLTSSNQCDIDV
- the LOC106336188 gene encoding probable galacturonosyltransferase 14, whose amino-acid sequence is MQLHVSPSMRSITISSSNEFTTDLMKIKLAARHISSRTLFHTILILAFLLPFVFILTALVTLEGVNKCSSIDCLGRRLGPRFLGRVDDSERLARDFYNILNEVSTQEIPDGLKLPDSFNHLLSDMKNNHYDAKTFALILRAMMEKFERDIRESKFAELMNKHFAASSIPKGIHCLSLRLTDEYSSNAHARRQLPSPEFLPVLSDNAYHHYILATDNILAASVVVSSAVQSSSKPEKIVFHIITDKKTYAGMHSWFALNSVAPAIVEVKGVHQFDWLTRENVPVLEAVESHNGVRNYYHGNHVAGANLTETTPRRFASKLQSRSPKYISLLNHLRIYIPELFPNLDKVVFLDDDIVVQRDLAPLWDVDLGGKVNGAVETCRGDDEWVMSKRLRNYFNFSHPLIAKHLDPEECAWAYGMNVFDLQAWRKTDIRETYHSWLRENLKSNLTMWKLGTLPPALIAFKGHVHILDPSWHMLGLGYQKDTNIENVRKAAVIHYNGQSKPWLEIGFEHLRPFWTKYVNYSNDFINNCHILE
- the LOC106336274 gene encoding membrane-anchored ubiquitin-fold protein 2 isoform X1, which produces MAEVKDHLEIKFRLNDGSDIGPKSFPDATTVAALKETVVSQWPKEKENGPKTVKDVRLISAGRILENNKTVGDCRSPVSNLSDAVTTMHVLIQPQVTDKAEKKTKKKPKGDLKQNNCVCLCFGRRL